One region of Jonesiaceae bacterium BS-20 genomic DNA includes:
- a CDS encoding LCCL domain-containing protein yields MLRLLAAVPIAALLVLAGCSSTQEEKSAQTPVETPSATTSPDEVEVEPAVELVEHVWAQDLWLFNSIRYFTAAGTEVDPTGTILNYLGKGEPDQTVNLADGLVFEVDNRLAPTILGADGKVREDVNVLSGIMNFEDERVFAVLATPDADAKTPIGAADDLEVDLTFLGSNFKPGAPMAFDFTFVQSYPGGDPANGTPLELLEHRLSAEQINFYGTEEADGPEILMFTNAMGKAVEGSTRMSLAGKGKISDPGLDGFRKGVWSARKGGLGGVRGFFNKFGKGAKGSNDLIKCNLGGTCGPPVYDPPPPKKCWGFRCGKVHGDPHLVTFDDLAYSPQAVGEFVLVESPGLTVQMRTAPMGSSRSISVLTAVAVHADGQTVMASTGLQGGAPLLVINGKPTPLPDLPQDVTAGNVVITASRSEVIVATGSGEQVSITLGSSQLGLFVDPGQLNDLTGMLGDGDAQPDNDLVTRDGTSVAVDLIDSDSNAFYSSFVNSWRITQDESLFTYLPGQTTESHTDLTFPDDYVALGDVPAKELNQARAVCERAGINQQPFLDNCLFDYWASGDISFVIAAQQMDLLTGISSGFYQLDAPPTQGGTNAGFPDGHGPKDGQTIEDYVASQWGWDPHSKYTAGDAFEHFCPQGGTPTSRIWGGGTQGYTSDSSVCTAAVHQGLITSTTGGLLNVTMVEGQQTYQTQPEANGIIPTEWLQPWGDGYVFQ; encoded by the coding sequence ATGTTGAGGTTGCTTGCCGCAGTGCCGATTGCGGCGCTGCTAGTGCTGGCTGGCTGCTCTAGCACGCAAGAAGAAAAGTCTGCTCAGACGCCAGTTGAAACGCCTAGTGCGACCACTAGTCCTGATGAAGTTGAGGTAGAACCTGCCGTTGAATTGGTTGAGCATGTTTGGGCTCAGGACCTATGGCTGTTCAACTCCATTCGGTATTTTACAGCCGCTGGTACCGAGGTTGATCCGACCGGTACGATTCTAAATTACCTAGGAAAAGGGGAGCCGGATCAAACCGTTAACTTAGCCGATGGCTTGGTCTTTGAAGTTGATAACCGTCTTGCCCCGACAATCTTAGGTGCTGATGGCAAAGTCCGTGAAGATGTCAATGTACTGAGCGGGATAATGAACTTTGAAGATGAGCGGGTATTTGCCGTTTTGGCGACCCCGGATGCGGACGCAAAAACTCCCATTGGCGCGGCCGATGACCTTGAAGTGGACCTGACCTTCTTGGGTAGTAACTTCAAACCGGGGGCGCCCATGGCCTTTGATTTCACATTCGTGCAGTCTTATCCGGGAGGTGACCCTGCTAACGGGACACCACTTGAGTTACTTGAACACCGGCTCAGCGCCGAGCAGATTAACTTCTACGGCACCGAAGAGGCCGACGGCCCCGAGATCTTGATGTTCACAAACGCGATGGGCAAGGCGGTTGAGGGCTCCACCCGGATGAGTCTGGCCGGCAAGGGCAAGATCTCAGACCCTGGCCTCGATGGTTTTCGAAAGGGCGTGTGGAGCGCCCGCAAGGGCGGACTCGGTGGTGTGCGCGGCTTCTTTAACAAGTTTGGCAAGGGAGCTAAGGGCAGTAACGACCTGATCAAGTGCAACCTTGGCGGCACGTGCGGTCCACCGGTTTATGATCCGCCACCGCCAAAGAAATGCTGGGGTTTTCGGTGTGGCAAGGTCCATGGTGACCCGCACCTGGTGACCTTTGATGACCTGGCCTATTCCCCGCAGGCGGTGGGGGAGTTTGTTCTGGTCGAGTCGCCCGGGCTGACGGTCCAGATGCGTACTGCACCGATGGGAAGTTCTCGGAGCATCTCAGTCTTGACAGCGGTTGCGGTCCACGCGGACGGGCAGACGGTCATGGCCAGCACGGGACTCCAAGGTGGTGCCCCGCTTCTGGTGATCAACGGCAAGCCAACGCCATTACCGGACCTTCCGCAGGACGTGACCGCAGGGAATGTGGTGATTACGGCGTCGAGAAGCGAAGTCATCGTGGCGACGGGCTCTGGTGAGCAGGTGAGCATCACCCTTGGGTCGTCCCAGTTGGGCCTCTTTGTGGACCCCGGCCAGCTCAATGACCTGACCGGAATGCTTGGTGACGGTGACGCCCAGCCGGACAATGATCTAGTGACCAGAGACGGCACGTCCGTGGCAGTGGACTTGATTGACTCTGATAGCAACGCGTTTTACTCCTCGTTTGTGAACTCGTGGCGGATCACCCAAGACGAGTCCCTGTTTACGTACTTGCCAGGCCAAACCACTGAATCCCACACGGACCTCACGTTCCCCGATGACTACGTGGCGTTGGGCGATGTGCCAGCTAAGGAACTGAACCAGGCCAGAGCGGTCTGCGAGCGGGCGGGAATCAACCAGCAACCGTTCTTGGACAACTGCCTGTTCGACTATTGGGCTTCCGGTGACATCAGTTTTGTTATTGCGGCCCAGCAGATGGACCTGCTGACCGGGATCAGCTCGGGTTTCTACCAGCTTGACGCCCCGCCAACCCAAGGCGGCACCAACGCGGGGTTCCCGGACGGCCACGGGCCTAAGGACGGGCAAACCATCGAAGATTATGTGGCCTCCCAATGGGGTTGGGACCCGCACTCGAAGTATACGGCCGGGGACGCTTTTGAGCACTTCTGCCCGCAGGGAGGCACCCCGACCTCACGAATCTGGGGTGGAGGGACCCAGGGATACACCTCGGACTCCTCGGTGTGCACCGCGGCCGTACATCAAGGTCTGATCACTTCAACAACGGGTGGGTTACTGAACGTAACCATGGTTGAGGGGCAGCAGACGTACCAGACCCAACCGGAGGCCAACGGGATCATCCCAACCGAGTGGTTACAACCCTGGGGTGACGGTTACGTCTTCCAATAG